One region of Bacillus zhangzhouensis genomic DNA includes:
- a CDS encoding helix-turn-helix domain-containing protein: protein MELIDKKSKRWIKILKLLVSKNKWWTLQEISDEKIGSVRAIQSDLEQMKSFQTENGKPLIHIKPRQGIYISYTQTIRVDYYIKEILKDTIEIRLIDGIFFEENKSFYEWMDTLNISRSTLYNTIHKINSILTSYDIELRPDSMQFHGDEKEIRQFFVEFLFEVYGSRLWPFDEIQKQDAIDLLQELFQVLEVNVPDVAIDKYCLWLGVSIYRMRKNFTISRKYTYSMKEEKQTSVAKGIYDQIKKWEEHIGRMTKDLFDVTLDHHEFVFLLLIEPAIGHFKSIETVEEKLTFFQSHTPQLYDAIQSFINQLESIFHQEIANRKAMTLILLQYYVYSNEITVRDGFLFKKKSSYLSEVKKQFPYFYSRITHIIQELKTDDILGSLVKNERELIRIITSSWRGLVHLEMERRNRLNIFVISTLGYYHSLFIADLIKLSVPPLIHIFTSPENTLNDVTMDQLGIDLIVTDTELPIQFGRSTLLISSFPTKKELDNLHRSLVNMID, encoded by the coding sequence ATGGAGCTCATTGATAAAAAATCAAAGAGATGGATAAAAATTTTAAAACTGCTTGTATCCAAAAATAAGTGGTGGACTCTTCAAGAGATATCGGATGAAAAAATCGGATCAGTTCGAGCCATTCAAAGCGATTTAGAACAAATGAAATCGTTCCAAACAGAGAATGGAAAGCCGTTAATCCACATAAAGCCAAGACAAGGCATATACATTAGTTATACGCAGACGATTCGAGTGGACTACTATATCAAAGAAATTCTAAAAGATACGATTGAAATTCGATTGATTGACGGCATTTTTTTTGAAGAAAACAAATCTTTCTATGAATGGATGGACACGCTTAATATCAGTAGATCCACATTGTATAACACCATTCATAAAATCAACTCGATCCTTACATCCTATGACATCGAGTTACGTCCAGATAGTATGCAGTTCCATGGGGATGAGAAGGAGATTCGGCAATTCTTTGTTGAATTTTTATTTGAAGTGTATGGAAGCCGACTTTGGCCATTTGATGAGATTCAAAAACAAGACGCGATTGATTTATTACAAGAGCTATTTCAGGTGCTTGAAGTCAATGTACCAGATGTGGCTATAGATAAATACTGCCTATGGCTCGGCGTTTCCATTTACCGAATGAGAAAAAATTTTACAATAAGCCGTAAATATACGTACTCAATGAAAGAAGAAAAACAAACCTCTGTAGCTAAAGGGATCTATGATCAAATCAAAAAATGGGAAGAGCATATTGGCCGAATGACAAAAGACCTATTTGATGTGACGCTGGATCATCATGAATTTGTCTTTTTGTTGTTGATCGAACCAGCTATTGGACATTTTAAATCAATTGAAACTGTCGAAGAAAAATTGACGTTCTTTCAGTCACATACACCACAACTCTATGATGCCATTCAATCATTTATCAACCAATTGGAGTCGATTTTTCATCAAGAAATAGCAAATCGCAAGGCGATGACACTCATTCTTCTCCAATATTATGTGTATTCTAATGAAATTACCGTGAGAGATGGATTCCTTTTCAAAAAGAAATCGAGCTATTTATCAGAGGTGAAAAAACAGTTTCCTTACTTCTATTCGAGAATTACTCATATCATACAAGAGTTAAAAACAGACGATATACTCGGTTCTTTAGTGAAAAATGAACGGGAATTGATTCGTATCATTACATCTTCCTGGAGAGGACTTGTTCATTTGGAGATGGAACGGAGAAACAGGCTGAACATTTTTGTTATTTCAACATTAGGCTATTATCATAGTTTGTTTATTGCTGATTTAATTAAATTAAGTGTGCCTCCTCTCATTCACATTTTCACAAGTCCAGAGAATACATTAAATGATGTAACGATGGATCAACTTGGGATTGATCTGATTGTGACTGATACTGAGCTTCCTATTCAATTCGGTCGGTCTACGCTGCTGATCAGCTCGTTTCCAACAAAGAAAGAATTGGACAACTTGCACCGAAGCTTGGTTAATATGATCGACTAA
- a CDS encoding SpaA isopeptide-forming pilin-related protein: protein MDVLKRILSLTLITLLVIQSSILGILPLAGANAKDIQQNIYGNIEFADSEGNKLSSMEDQQVRKATVHWSLKGIDLKKQYPYVLSLPSAIQVKKEQKETITVGDIPVGEYTVSKQNEVTVEFKEDVEIDPNLEGSIDIEVTSIAEQKEKTKQNEREESLPKDDSTSSEKDKASKNQEAAQTKSNDEDDLLKNKVSVSKRVGLQSVSKQMLIQENLLTDAKLIFEDQEGNSVDKPDINSLISINYEWAIPNGHSYNGGDEFHFKVPEELVIYEKIDRLEMKFNQAIIGYFSVDESGNASIEFTDFIKQYSNIHGTLQVWTQLDRKTVITEEKEVKITPIEGKEQVSIPIQYLPNGPNVSKKGEPNRSYNAETIQWTVDFNMDLDDVKQARIVDPIQEGQALKKDSIKLYRVDTKLNGETSIGQQLDKNHYTIGQTADGQDFTIEFKDDVHLAYRLVYETDITNQDQSAFRNKASLVSADKVIGSAEGTVNVTRGSPLNKKAVHYDPVTQTINWEIRYNYNEKKIAKKDTLLEDFFNDNQALISDSIQVKEVTIDQNGNEAGTKAFENYVVQPQKKEEQNGFALQFNQDIQSAYLITYQTKATERIFEAEEIINTVTAGNESKQAKQRIDQQILTKNHGTPNYKNKTIPWRITFNKDQQTMNNLVLKDTFTNKGLTLQKDSLRVTTGNTVLEEGTDYQIVEHANGFDIQFTKEIKTEHTVTYTTSFDYEKRADKDQNNLRNHVNLEWVNEDGKELTKENQSVFTPDTYTQSNGFKNGTYDAKKKEITWNIGVNYNLKHLEEAKIEDFIQGNQRLLKDSITIYSLDLQGGENGAEEKEVLAKEHYDIKFLENEKGESGFEVIFKKAIDSPYKITYQTSVEGMDLVQKTYENKATLYDGKTKESDVNAVVSIPNGGKYTSKSGNQQGKVIDWKLNINFGQSTVQDATIIDHPSSNQALIENSFHLYSTTIDEKGQVTKKDELEKGKDYELDLEFDPDSFQIKFKEEITRPYILEYQSLILDKVGSTLQNEITFRGENVKEIKKESEASIVVKRTAGMGDGTGAIGALTIKKVDASSGKALKGASFSLTDAASGIVIGTKATDEEGALRFDRLLYGDYIVTEEKAPNGYIKTKDPIHVTIDQPYESGDQAKTGNSMTVQNQEIRQHVKLTKKDKETGAALENAEFELRNESGDTVQTHLKTDEKGEILFKDLEPGSYYFVETNAPKGYQINQQKWPFTIKENQTETTTVTAVNDIIKGSAELRKIGEGGERLEGAQFKLLDQDGHELNNSFITGENGKITINELRPGTYQLIETKAPDGYILDETPIKFEVPLDPKEPVIISKKNLYETSALEVMKEGEDGKKLQGVRFEVRNQNDKVVRKNLTTDEDGKLLVDNLKPGKYQLVETESIDGYQKKNKPYPFTIEVAQKTPTEIKVINDLKTGAVQLTKLGEKNDVLEGAEFKLVDANGKEMKTGLVTDQNGKIIVNDLKPGTYQFVETKAPFGHELDETPVTFAIPFNPEKLVSVTKENSRKTGGVLLHKKGEDGKSLEGVVFDLSDAKGEIVAGGEGITTNQDGKITFTGLKPGTYQFVERKSLEGYELSAKPLVFEVELGQKELIQVEAINQLKKGSVELTKIGEEKERLKGAEFTLFKDDGKELMSGLTTNEKGIITVNDLKPGAYQLVETKAPFGHKLDAEPVDFKIDFNPKQLVKVTKENIRTTSAVQLQKKGEDGQLLNGVTFDLLDEHDQRIKKDLKTDKNGQLTVDQLKPGTYQFVETASIAGYELDQTPVSFKIRLGQDKPAKVEMINKLTPGAVELTKVDDEGHTLENAEFALLSKEGKTLKTSLVTDKKGKLHINGLKPGKYQFVETKAPHGYQLDDQPIPFTIEKDQQKPLQLTAKNHLILGSLRIIKVDQQTDRTLKGAAFDIRTKAGKTIKSVTTGKDGEAIVKGLKPGEYTLIETKAPNGYVALKKPIAFTIQMGEVEIKTMIVKNAPVKNEEEHTNPPVSFKGDQQPPHDSNGELPKTGEEWLRYLMYAGILLVASGTVLLVVRRRTIQ, encoded by the coding sequence GTGGATGTATTGAAAAGAATATTGTCACTGACACTCATTACATTGTTAGTCATACAGTCTAGTATATTAGGAATCTTGCCTTTAGCAGGGGCAAATGCCAAAGATATCCAACAAAATATTTATGGGAATATTGAGTTTGCTGATAGTGAAGGCAATAAGTTATCAAGTATGGAAGATCAGCAAGTAAGAAAGGCCACTGTGCATTGGTCTTTAAAAGGAATTGATCTAAAAAAGCAATATCCGTATGTTCTCTCTCTTCCTTCAGCCATACAGGTAAAGAAGGAGCAGAAGGAAACAATTACTGTGGGTGACATACCTGTTGGCGAGTATACCGTTTCAAAACAAAATGAAGTGACGGTGGAATTTAAAGAAGATGTTGAGATAGATCCAAATTTAGAAGGATCAATAGACATCGAAGTCACCAGTATAGCTGAGCAAAAAGAGAAAACAAAGCAAAATGAGCGTGAAGAAAGCCTTCCAAAAGATGACTCAACCTCATCTGAGAAAGACAAGGCTTCTAAGAATCAAGAAGCCGCTCAAACGAAATCAAACGATGAGGATGACTTACTAAAAAACAAAGTGAGCGTGTCGAAGCGTGTAGGGCTGCAAAGTGTTTCAAAACAAATGCTGATACAAGAAAATCTCCTCACTGATGCGAAATTAATTTTTGAAGATCAGGAAGGAAATTCAGTTGATAAGCCTGACATCAACTCGCTTATTTCCATTAACTATGAGTGGGCCATCCCGAATGGGCATAGCTATAATGGCGGGGATGAATTCCATTTCAAGGTTCCAGAGGAATTAGTGATTTACGAAAAAATCGATCGTCTCGAGATGAAATTTAATCAGGCAATTATTGGTTATTTTTCTGTAGATGAGAGCGGAAATGCCTCCATCGAGTTCACCGATTTTATTAAACAATATTCAAACATTCATGGAACACTTCAAGTTTGGACACAATTAGACCGAAAAACAGTCATCACTGAAGAAAAAGAAGTAAAGATTACCCCGATTGAAGGCAAGGAACAAGTATCAATCCCAATTCAATACCTTCCAAATGGTCCAAACGTCTCTAAAAAGGGAGAACCAAATCGATCTTACAATGCTGAAACCATTCAATGGACAGTAGATTTTAATATGGACTTAGACGATGTGAAACAAGCGAGAATTGTAGATCCGATTCAAGAAGGTCAAGCGTTAAAAAAAGATTCAATCAAGCTATATCGTGTTGATACAAAGCTAAATGGTGAAACATCGATTGGTCAACAACTTGACAAAAACCACTACACGATCGGCCAAACAGCAGATGGTCAAGATTTCACGATTGAATTTAAAGATGACGTGCATCTAGCTTATCGTTTAGTGTATGAAACGGACATTACGAATCAAGATCAGTCTGCGTTTCGTAATAAAGCGTCCCTTGTTTCTGCTGATAAAGTGATTGGTTCAGCAGAAGGAACAGTGAATGTGACAAGAGGAAGTCCTTTAAATAAAAAAGCCGTCCACTATGATCCAGTCACACAAACGATTAATTGGGAAATTCGTTATAACTATAATGAAAAAAAGATTGCTAAAAAGGACACTTTGTTAGAAGACTTCTTTAATGACAATCAAGCGCTGATATCTGATTCAATTCAAGTCAAAGAAGTCACAATTGATCAAAATGGCAATGAAGCAGGGACAAAAGCATTTGAAAATTATGTGGTTCAACCTCAAAAAAAGGAAGAGCAAAACGGGTTTGCCTTGCAATTCAATCAAGATATTCAATCAGCTTATCTCATCACCTATCAAACAAAAGCAACCGAGCGGATTTTTGAAGCTGAAGAGATTATCAATACTGTGACAGCTGGCAATGAGAGCAAACAAGCGAAGCAAAGAATTGACCAACAAATCCTAACAAAAAATCATGGAACACCGAATTACAAGAACAAGACCATTCCATGGCGTATCACCTTCAACAAAGATCAACAAACGATGAACAATTTGGTATTAAAAGATACGTTTACAAACAAAGGATTGACGCTGCAAAAAGATAGTTTAAGAGTGACGACAGGTAATACAGTGCTTGAAGAGGGCACAGATTATCAAATAGTTGAACATGCAAATGGATTTGATATCCAATTTACGAAAGAAATAAAGACAGAACATACAGTCACCTATACAACGTCTTTTGATTATGAAAAAAGAGCAGATAAAGATCAAAACAACCTGCGTAATCATGTAAACCTTGAATGGGTAAATGAAGATGGTAAGGAATTGACGAAGGAAAATCAGTCTGTTTTCACGCCAGACACATACACGCAATCAAATGGTTTCAAGAATGGAACTTATGATGCAAAGAAAAAAGAGATCACATGGAATATCGGTGTGAACTATAACTTGAAACATTTAGAAGAGGCGAAAATCGAGGATTTCATTCAAGGAAATCAGCGTTTGCTTAAAGATTCAATCACCATCTACTCGCTTGATTTACAAGGCGGGGAAAATGGAGCAGAAGAAAAAGAGGTATTAGCGAAAGAACATTATGACATCAAATTCCTTGAAAATGAAAAAGGAGAATCAGGCTTCGAAGTCATTTTCAAAAAAGCCATTGATTCCCCATACAAAATCACGTATCAAACAAGTGTTGAAGGAATGGATTTAGTACAGAAAACCTACGAAAATAAAGCGACCCTTTATGATGGAAAGACGAAAGAATCAGACGTGAATGCTGTGGTGTCCATTCCAAATGGAGGGAAATACACGAGTAAATCAGGAAATCAACAAGGGAAAGTCATTGATTGGAAACTGAATATCAACTTTGGTCAATCAACAGTCCAAGATGCGACGATTATAGACCATCCGAGCAGTAACCAAGCTTTAATAGAAAACTCATTTCATCTCTATTCGACGACAATAGATGAAAAAGGGCAAGTGACCAAAAAAGATGAGCTTGAAAAAGGGAAGGATTATGAGCTAGACCTTGAATTCGATCCAGATTCTTTTCAAATCAAATTTAAAGAAGAAATCACAAGACCCTATATTTTAGAATACCAATCTCTCATTTTAGATAAAGTGGGAAGTACACTTCAAAACGAAATAACGTTTAGAGGTGAAAATGTAAAAGAAATCAAAAAGGAATCCGAAGCCTCCATTGTGGTCAAACGCACCGCTGGCATGGGAGATGGCACAGGAGCGATTGGCGCTTTAACCATTAAAAAGGTAGATGCGAGTAGTGGAAAAGCGCTAAAAGGAGCAAGCTTTTCTCTGACAGATGCTGCGAGCGGTATCGTCATTGGAACAAAGGCAACTGATGAAGAGGGAGCTCTTCGATTTGATCGTCTTCTGTATGGTGACTATATTGTGACAGAAGAGAAAGCACCAAATGGTTATATTAAGACGAAGGATCCGATCCATGTAACGATTGATCAGCCTTACGAATCAGGAGATCAAGCGAAAACAGGAAATAGCATGACGGTGCAGAACCAAGAAATCCGCCAGCATGTCAAGTTAACGAAAAAAGACAAAGAGACGGGTGCTGCATTAGAGAATGCAGAATTTGAACTGAGAAATGAATCTGGAGATACCGTCCAAACCCATTTGAAAACGGACGAAAAAGGAGAAATACTTTTCAAAGATCTTGAACCAGGTTCCTATTATTTTGTGGAGACAAACGCACCGAAAGGCTATCAAATAAATCAGCAAAAATGGCCGTTCACCATTAAAGAAAATCAAACAGAAACAACAACTGTAACCGCAGTAAATGACATCATCAAAGGCTCTGCTGAATTGAGAAAAATAGGTGAAGGCGGAGAGAGACTAGAAGGTGCACAGTTCAAGCTCTTAGATCAAGACGGACATGAGCTAAATAATTCGTTTATCACAGGAGAAAATGGCAAGATCACGATAAATGAACTAAGACCGGGTACGTATCAGCTCATTGAAACAAAAGCACCAGATGGATATATATTAGATGAAACGCCAATCAAATTTGAAGTACCACTTGATCCAAAGGAACCAGTCATCATTTCGAAAAAGAACCTATATGAAACAAGTGCATTAGAAGTGATGAAAGAAGGGGAAGATGGCAAAAAACTTCAAGGGGTTCGATTTGAAGTCAGGAATCAAAATGACAAAGTCGTGCGTAAAAATTTGACAACAGATGAAGATGGGAAACTTTTGGTCGACAACCTCAAACCGGGCAAATATCAGCTCGTAGAGACAGAGAGTATTGATGGTTACCAAAAGAAAAATAAGCCTTATCCGTTTACCATCGAAGTCGCACAAAAAACACCGACAGAGATCAAAGTGATCAATGATCTTAAAACTGGAGCTGTCCAGCTCACGAAGCTCGGTGAAAAGAATGATGTACTTGAAGGAGCAGAATTCAAGCTTGTAGATGCAAATGGAAAAGAGATGAAAACAGGTCTCGTCACTGACCAGAACGGGAAGATTATCGTCAATGATCTGAAACCTGGAACCTATCAGTTTGTTGAAACGAAGGCTCCCTTCGGTCATGAGCTTGACGAAACCCCTGTCACTTTTGCTATTCCATTTAACCCTGAGAAGCTGGTCAGTGTGACAAAAGAAAATAGCCGCAAAACAGGCGGAGTGCTGTTACACAAAAAAGGCGAAGATGGGAAATCATTAGAAGGGGTTGTCTTTGACCTATCTGATGCCAAAGGAGAGATAGTGGCAGGAGGAGAAGGAATCACAACCAATCAGGATGGAAAGATCACCTTCACAGGGCTAAAACCTGGAACCTATCAATTTGTTGAAAGAAAGAGTCTTGAAGGCTATGAATTGAGTGCGAAACCACTTGTCTTTGAAGTTGAATTAGGTCAAAAAGAGTTGATTCAAGTGGAGGCAATCAATCAGCTTAAGAAAGGTTCTGTAGAACTCACAAAAATAGGGGAAGAAAAAGAAAGATTGAAAGGCGCAGAATTTACCCTTTTCAAGGACGATGGTAAAGAATTGATGTCAGGTTTAACAACCAACGAGAAAGGCATCATCACTGTCAACGATTTGAAACCAGGCGCTTACCAATTGGTTGAAACGAAGGCTCCTTTTGGACATAAACTTGATGCAGAACCAGTAGACTTTAAGATTGATTTCAATCCAAAACAACTGGTGAAAGTGACAAAAGAAAATATTCGGACGACAAGTGCTGTGCAGCTTCAGAAAAAAGGAGAAGATGGTCAGTTACTCAATGGAGTGACCTTCGATCTGCTTGATGAGCACGATCAACGTATAAAGAAAGACTTAAAGACAGACAAAAATGGTCAACTAACAGTCGATCAACTGAAGCCAGGAACCTATCAATTTGTCGAAACAGCAAGCATTGCCGGCTATGAACTGGATCAGACACCTGTCTCATTTAAGATTCGTTTAGGTCAAGACAAACCAGCAAAAGTAGAAATGATTAACAAGCTGACGCCGGGAGCAGTGGAACTGACCAAAGTGGATGATGAGGGACATACGCTGGAAAATGCAGAGTTTGCTCTTCTGAGTAAAGAAGGAAAAACGTTGAAGACATCACTTGTAACAGACAAAAAAGGAAAGCTCCACATCAACGGTCTAAAACCGGGAAAATATCAATTCGTTGAAACGAAAGCACCTCACGGCTATCAATTGGATGATCAGCCGATCCCGTTTACAATTGAGAAAGATCAGCAGAAACCGCTTCAATTAACAGCGAAGAATCACTTGATCTTAGGAAGTTTGCGTATCATAAAGGTAGACCAGCAGACAGATAGAACCTTAAAAGGTGCAGCCTTTGACATTCGTACAAAAGCAGGGAAAACCATAAAATCTGTGACAACAGGAAAAGACGGAGAAGCCATTGTCAAAGGGCTTAAACCTGGTGAATATACACTCATAGAGACGAAAGCACCAAATGGTTATGTAGCTTTAAAGAAGCCGATCGCTTTTACAATTCAAATGGGCGAAGTGGAGATCAAGACAATGATTGTGAAAAATGCACCAGTGAAGAATGAAGAGGAACACACTAATCCTCCAGTCTCATTTAAAGGGGATCAACAACCGCCTCATGACTCAAATGGTGAGCTGCCAAAGACTGGAGAAGAATGGTTGCGTTACTTGATGTATGCAGGGATTTTACTAGTAGCTTCTGGAACAGTTCTTCTTGTTGTCAGAAGAAGAACCATTCAGTAA
- a CDS encoding class D sortase, with product MKKRTLLGSFLVVTGLMLISVPFLYEWRTSQETAAMEQALKIIEENDNDALSSIPHLTVSEEDLRDVMELEIPSIDLNEKVLPVTTKENLGIALTQIKSHQMPGEGNFTIAGHRGYRGDRLFRQLPEVPKGEKVVLHHQAETYEYKIVSSATIEPTDVDVLKDRGKNELTLITCTLDGQKRFVLKGIRINASKGEQPSDV from the coding sequence ATGAAAAAAAGAACCTTATTAGGCAGCTTTTTGGTGGTCACGGGGCTGATGTTGATCTCCGTTCCTTTTCTATATGAGTGGCGAACTTCTCAAGAGACAGCAGCAATGGAACAGGCATTAAAAATAATTGAAGAAAATGACAATGATGCCCTTTCTTCTATTCCACATTTAACTGTGTCAGAAGAAGACCTGCGAGATGTGATGGAGCTAGAGATCCCGTCAATTGATTTAAACGAAAAAGTGCTTCCTGTTACAACAAAAGAAAATTTAGGTATTGCACTGACTCAAATTAAATCTCATCAAATGCCAGGTGAAGGAAATTTCACGATTGCAGGACATAGAGGGTATAGAGGCGACCGGCTTTTCCGGCAGCTGCCAGAGGTACCTAAAGGAGAAAAAGTCGTCTTACATCATCAAGCTGAAACATACGAATATAAAATTGTCAGCTCTGCTACGATAGAACCGACGGATGTTGATGTATTAAAAGATCGCGGGAAAAATGAACTGACATTGATCACTTGTACACTTGATGGTCAGAAACGCTTTGTCTTAAAAGGAATACGAATCAACGCTTCAAAGGGTGAGCAGCCATCGGATGTATAA
- a CDS encoding SMR family transporter, which translates to MGWFFVLLASAFEIAGTIGLNMFSKKKQISTGILFIGGFALSFLFLYASFSSVQVSVAYTVWIGLGTAGSVLFNMILFKEPKNIIRILSLLLIVIGVIGLKLFA; encoded by the coding sequence ATGGGCTGGTTTTTTGTACTGTTAGCCTCTGCCTTCGAAATCGCGGGAACCATTGGCCTCAATATGTTTAGTAAGAAAAAGCAAATCTCAACAGGTATTTTATTTATCGGCGGGTTTGCCTTATCCTTTTTGTTTTTATATGCCTCGTTCTCGTCCGTTCAAGTATCCGTTGCTTATACAGTCTGGATTGGACTTGGAACGGCGGGCTCTGTCTTGTTTAATATGATTCTATTTAAAGAGCCAAAAAACATAATTCGTATACTCAGCCTGCTGCTGATTGTGATTGGTGTGATTGGGCTGAAGCTGTTTGCTTGA
- a CDS encoding SMR family transporter yields the protein MKKSWMYVALTCLFELLWVFGLNKADAVWEWAIIICLIPIDFYFLMKACEKLPTGTVYAVFAGVGTIGTSLMDYALFGGSFSIEKLLFMGILILGIIGLKVSDGDAHEQKGEVV from the coding sequence GTTTATTCGAATTACTTTGGGTGTTTGGTTTAAATAAAGCAGATGCGGTGTGGGAGTGGGCCATCATTATCTGCCTCATTCCAATTGATTTTTATTTTTTAATGAAGGCCTGCGAGAAGCTGCCGACAGGAACCGTGTACGCCGTGTTTGCCGGAGTCGGAACGATTGGTACATCTTTGATGGATTATGCGCTGTTTGGCGGTTCGTTTTCAATAGAAAAGCTCTTATTTATGGGCATTTTAATTCTCGGGATTATTGGACTGAAAGTGTCTGATGGAGATGCACATGAGCAGAAAGGAGAAGTGGTATAA